ATCAGGCAGTTCTGCATTCCCGCCGGCATGCCGATCGAGATCACACGGCGCAGGATTTCCCGTTCGCGGGACAGTTCGCCGAAGGTGAGCCGGAAACTGCCGTCGTGCTTTTTCAGCCGGAAGGAGACGATGAACACTGCTACCATCTGCGAGACCACGGTCGCTGCGCTGACGCCGGCGACGCCCCAGCCCCAGACCACGACGAAGAGCAGATCGAGAACGATGTTGAGAGCGCAGACCAGCACGAGGACGTTGAACGGGCCGCGCGAATCGCCGACGGCGCGCAGCAGGCCGGCCGCCACGTTGTAGACGACGGTGAAGAGAATCCCGGCCAGATAGATGCGCAGATAGACGACGGCGTCGCCGTAAACTTCCGCCGGCACGGAGATCAGGCCAAGCAGTCCCGGCGCGGCGAAGATGCCGACGCCTGAGAGGATCAGTCCGAGCGCGGCCGCAAAGGCAAAGGCGGTGCGCATGGCGGCGCCGAGACGTTCGCGTTCGCCGCCGCCGAAATACCGGGCCGCGATCACCGAGGCGCCGATGGACATGCCGTTGAAAAATCCCACCACCATCTGCGAAACGGCCGAGCACACGCTGACGGCCGCCAGCGCCTTGTCGCCGACGAAATTGCCGACGACCATCGAATCCACCGTGTTATAAAGGTTCTGGAGCATTTCCGCCAGAACGATGGGCACCGCAAAGGCGACGATCTTTCCGATGATGCCGCCCCGAGTGAAGTCTACCGTCCGCCCCGCCACGATTCATCCCCCATTTCCCGATCGTCGCCAAGATTTTTTCACTTTAGATTCGTTCGCGCGGTTTGTCGATCGACCGAAAAACAAAAGCTCCTTCCGCAGGAATCCACTCGGAAGGAGCGACCGACAGCGCCGGAAAAGCATCTCTCATTCGTGACTCAAACAACGAATGCCCGCCAAGCCCTCCGGGGAGAGCCTCGACGCGAGCTGCGCAGGCCGCGCAGCGGTCGAGATGCTCCCGAGCGGCTGGACGCCCACGGAGAGCGGCGCCTCAGTTGTCGTTTCCTATCGAGGATCGGCGTCACTGATCGGGGCGGTAAGCTTTGTCCAGCATGTAGCTTTCAATGCGGTTTTCTCCCAGCGCCGCCAAATCGCCGCTTCTCAGGTTTTTCACGATGTTGGTGTGGAACGTGAGGATGCTTTCCAGGTCCTCGAGGCCGACGTTGTGGATCATGTACTGGAACAGGCGCGAATAGGTCTTCTTCAGGAGCTCGGAAGTCCAGGACAGTCCCGAGATCCCGTGGATATAGAAGTGGAAGCGGCATTCCAGATCGAAGAAATCCAGCTGTCCCTCCTGAAGGTTTTTCTCGAAGGCCGCGCGGATATCACGGTAATCGTCGATGCACTTCATCAGATACCGGTAATGTTCGTCGTTCAGCAGATGGTTTTTCACGATCCGAGAATAGACTTTCGACTCGAGCAGTACGCGCACATCGTAGATCTCCCCCACGTCGGCATTGGTGTACTGCAGCACCAGGGCGCCGCGCCGCGGCAGAGTTTTGACGATGCCGTAGGACTCGAGGATCTTCAGCGCCTCGCGCACCGGAGAGCGGCTTACCTTGAGCTCTTCGGCCACGTCGTTCTCGCGGATGAACGAGCCGGGCTGGAAGCGTTTTCTCACCAACAGCTGGCGGTGCAAATAACGCGTCACTTCCTCGGTAACGGACTGGGGAATTGCGGACTGATACGACATTTTATCATCTCCTCGGAGAAAACAATTTCACGGCAAAATTTTTTCTCGCAGCATAGAACGGCTCTTTCAAGAGATCGCGTCTTTCGCGTAAAGCGCCTTCAATGAACGGGAAGAACGACGACCCCAGCCTCGATAAAGCGCCTGGCAATGACAAAGAAACTCGGGACGAAGCCGTCATCCTGCGGAGGCTTCGTCCCGAGTTCTGCGCTCTCCTGCCGGACGGTGGAACGCGTAAAATCTTGCCGACGTTATTCTGCGCGAATCCGACGCGCCATCTCCGCGCCCACCTCGCGCAGGGCGGCTTCGTCGGCTTCGGTAGGGCAGCTTTTCACTTCCACGACCTTCTCGATCAGATCCCAGCCGGGCTTGGCGGCCAGCGCCTGCAGCGGCTTGAGCTCGGTGCCCTTGCTCCACGAATAGCAGCCGGCGACGGCGAGCACGCGGCCGCTGAGCTTGCAGTTGTCGATCTTTTCCACCACGGGCATCATGGCCGGGAACATGCCCATGTTGTAGCAGCAGCTCAGCAGCGCCAAGCCGCGGCTACGCCACGCGTCGCGGATGATCCAGCTCAGGTCGGCCGTGCCGGCGTCGTAGACTTTGACGTCCGTCACGCCGCCGCCGCACAGGCCGTCGGCGACGCACTCGGCCATGCGGGCGGTGTTGCCGTACATGGAACCGTAGACGATCACGGCGCTCTGCGTCGTCTCCTGGCGGCTCATGCCGTCGTAAAGGCGGACGATTTTTTCCACGCCTTCGCCGCGGTGGACGGGGCCGTGGGACGGGCAGATCATCTTGATCGGCAGCGCCGCGGCTTTCTTGAGGGCGGCCTGCACGTTGACGCTGAAGCGCCCCACGATGGTGGCGTAATAGCGGCGCGCCTCGCCGGTATAAACGTGCATGTCCAGCTCGTCGCCGAAGATGCCGCCGTTGAGCGCGCCGTAGCTGCCGAACGCGTCGCAGGTGAAGGCGATGCCGCTGGAGTTCTCGAAGGAGAT
This sequence is a window from Pyramidobacter sp. YE332. Protein-coding genes within it:
- a CDS encoding MATE family efflux transporter; translated protein: MAGRTVDFTRGGIIGKIVAFAVPIVLAEMLQNLYNTVDSMVVGNFVGDKALAAVSVCSAVSQMVVGFFNGMSIGASVIAARYFGGGERERLGAAMRTAFAFAAALGLILSGVGIFAAPGLLGLISVPAEVYGDAVVYLRIYLAGILFTVVYNVAAGLLRAVGDSRGPFNVLVLVCALNIVLDLLFVVVWGWGVAGVSAATVVSQMVAVFIVSFRLKKHDGSFRLTFGELSREREILRRVISIGMPAGMQNCLISFSNLFVWRYISGFDAAAMAGLGATQRIDRFVALPCKGFGMAQTTFVSQNVGARKAERVKHGFKSCLLLSLTYCFTVSAVLFAAAPYCIRLFNDAPAVVAAGIDMMHVMLPFYGFMALREVCLGTLRGYGDTRVPMILSLIGMVVLRQLYLAVALALDHRIIHVYVGYPLAWAATAALTLGYYLAKRRRYEAMASLRTEK
- a CDS encoding GntR family transcriptional regulator — protein: MSYQSAIPQSVTEEVTRYLHRQLLVRKRFQPGSFIRENDVAEELKVSRSPVREALKILESYGIVKTLPRRGALVLQYTNADVGEIYDVRVLLESKVYSRIVKNHLLNDEHYRYLMKCIDDYRDIRAAFEKNLQEGQLDFFDLECRFHFYIHGISGLSWTSELLKKTYSRLFQYMIHNVGLEDLESILTFHTNIVKNLRSGDLAALGENRIESYMLDKAYRPDQ
- a CDS encoding FprA family A-type flavoprotein, producing MLKAISVSDKIWWVGVNDRKTPLFENLWSLPYGVSYNSYLIDDEKVALIDGVKAEFFGEYLERIQSIIGARPVDYLIVNHVEPDHSSAIRMLRQVYPNIAVVADKQALAFIGQFYGPSVNAKEVKDGETLTLGARSLTFATIPMVHWPETMISFENSSGIAFTCDAFGSYGALNGGIFGDELDMHVYTGEARRYYATIVGRFSVNVQAALKKAAALPIKMICPSHGPVHRGEGVEKIVRLYDGMSRQETTQSAVIVYGSMYGNTARMAECVADGLCGGGVTDVKVYDAGTADLSWIIRDAWRSRGLALLSCCYNMGMFPAMMPVVEKIDNCKLSGRVLAVAGCYSWSKGTELKPLQALAAKPGWDLIEKVVEVKSCPTEADEAALREVGAEMARRIRAE